The Falsibacillus albus genome has a window encoding:
- a CDS encoding SH3 domain-containing protein: MSPGLFFILLSQLKLGVDNSPFPAVDFRTCLPWELLEVEQELPRMLSDGENHVKICGTHTTRLEGNIVKRPSIPWTSDFNREGKNFLIMTKKKKGILIGVLGALLVMAVVFTVGKSIHSKEKSLQASPSPAQETQDKVDHPSENKKTNPESNKTSDSSVKKSEAVKSKSQETKEKESKTQQSKEHTSTAVTKPATKYVAASSLNVRTGGGTDHAVMMTVKEGQEVSVYESDGSWSRVKVNDQSGWVATKYLSDKKPVVQTVNPPSTKKTNSSTAASTPKKPTANTNVADGLTTIAGNRQLILVTTNGSNTSRATIRTFEKGSEGKWNPVLNTTGYVGKYGMTSNMSEGGKKSPIGKFTIGTAFGRRGNPGTKLPFRSITSDDAWVDDPKSSLYNTWQSKSKTKGQWNSAENMNIPAYTYGFVINYNTQRIPYKGSAIFFHIGSSYTLGCTATSETNVITILKWLDPAKNPVIIQTPVQSLNKY; the protein is encoded by the coding sequence ATGTCGCCGGGTCTATTCTTTATTCTTTTATCTCAGCTAAAGCTTGGTGTTGATAATAGCCCGTTTCCGGCTGTTGATTTCCGGACTTGCCTTCCTTGGGAGCTCCTTGAAGTAGAACAGGAATTGCCGCGAATGCTTTCTGATGGCGAAAATCATGTTAAAATATGCGGTACACATACAACGAGATTAGAAGGGAATATCGTCAAACGTCCCTCCATCCCTTGGACCAGCGATTTTAACAGAGAAGGGAAGAATTTTTTGATTATGACAAAGAAGAAAAAGGGAATTTTGATTGGCGTTCTAGGTGCTTTGTTGGTGATGGCTGTCGTTTTCACCGTTGGCAAATCTATACATAGTAAGGAAAAATCTTTACAGGCATCCCCATCTCCAGCACAGGAAACGCAAGATAAAGTGGATCATCCATCTGAAAACAAAAAAACTAATCCTGAGAGTAATAAAACTTCGGATTCTTCGGTGAAGAAGAGTGAAGCGGTAAAATCAAAGAGTCAAGAAACGAAGGAAAAAGAGTCAAAAACACAGCAGAGTAAAGAACATACATCCACCGCCGTTACAAAGCCAGCAACCAAATATGTGGCAGCGAGCTCATTGAATGTTCGAACGGGAGGCGGGACGGATCATGCTGTCATGATGACCGTGAAAGAAGGACAGGAAGTTTCCGTTTATGAGTCGGACGGTTCCTGGAGCAGAGTGAAGGTGAATGATCAATCGGGGTGGGTGGCTACGAAATACTTATCCGATAAAAAACCGGTCGTTCAAACTGTTAATCCGCCTTCGACCAAAAAGACAAACAGTTCGACAGCAGCAAGTACACCAAAAAAGCCTACAGCGAATACAAACGTGGCTGATGGATTAACGACCATTGCTGGAAACAGGCAGCTCATCCTCGTGACGACAAATGGATCAAATACGAGCCGGGCGACGATCCGCACATTCGAAAAAGGTAGTGAAGGAAAGTGGAACCCAGTGCTGAATACCACTGGCTATGTCGGAAAATATGGCATGACTTCCAATATGAGTGAGGGCGGCAAAAAGTCGCCGATCGGAAAATTTACCATCGGGACAGCATTTGGCCGAAGAGGAAATCCAGGGACGAAATTGCCGTTCCGTTCAATTACCAGTGACGATGCTTGGGTGGATGATCCCAAGTCCTCCCTTTATAACACCTGGCAGTCAAAGAGCAAAACGAAGGGTCAATGGAATAGCGCTGAAAATATGAATATTCCCGCCTATACGTATGGATTTGTCATCAACTACAACACACAGCGGATTCCATACAAGGGCAGTGCGATCTTCTTTCACATCGGCAGCAGCTATACGCTGGGGTGTACGGCAACTTCTGAAACGAATGTAATAACAATTTTGAAGTGGCTCGACCCTGCAAAAAATCCAGTGATCATTCAAACACCAGTTCAATCATTAAATAAATACTAA
- a CDS encoding CoA-disulfide reductase gives MKKKIVIVGGVAGGATAAARLRRLSEEDEIVLIEKGEYISFANCGLPYYIGDVITNREALLVQTVEGMSKKFKLDIRNMSEVVEIHRDRKTVSIRKVGTDEVYQESYDKLILSPGARPIVPPLDGLAEAENVFTLRNVPDTDKIKAWVDEKKPKEAVIIGGGFIGLEMAENLHHRGVHVTVVELGNQVMAPIDYEMAAIVHRELRQAGVKLFLNDGVKAINEKGSSIVLQSGKELTSDLTILSIGVRPENELAVKAGLAVGDRGGIMVNPHLQTDDPDIYAIGDAIEVRDYIQGTPAMVPLAWPANRQGRLTADHINGKKAEYKGSLGTSVAKVFDLTVAATGNNEKMLKRIGATYEAVHIHPQSNASYYPGGSQISLKLLFQPETGEIFGAQAVGYKGVEKRIDVIATAIKGKLKVWDLADLELAYAPPYSSAKDPVNMAGYVAGNVVDGDLNLVHHDEIDDIIKKGGYLLDVREPEERECGFITGSVNIPLGELRDRLQELPDQHIYVSCQVGMRGYLAVKILMNHGFKASNLSGGYKTYVLGK, from the coding sequence ATGAAGAAGAAAATTGTGATTGTGGGCGGGGTTGCCGGGGGAGCCACTGCTGCAGCAAGGCTGCGCCGGTTAAGTGAGGAAGATGAGATTGTCTTGATTGAAAAAGGAGAGTATATTTCGTTCGCCAATTGCGGGCTTCCGTATTATATCGGTGACGTCATTACGAATAGAGAGGCGCTGTTGGTTCAAACCGTGGAGGGGATGTCCAAGAAGTTCAAACTTGATATCCGGAACATGAGTGAGGTGGTTGAAATCCATCGTGATCGCAAAACCGTTTCGATCAGGAAAGTGGGAACGGATGAAGTTTATCAAGAAAGCTACGATAAGCTGATCCTATCACCGGGTGCGCGTCCAATCGTTCCGCCGCTTGATGGTTTGGCTGAAGCGGAGAATGTATTTACGCTGCGGAATGTCCCGGATACGGATAAAATCAAGGCTTGGGTCGATGAAAAGAAACCCAAAGAAGCGGTGATCATCGGCGGCGGTTTCATCGGGCTGGAAATGGCAGAGAACCTGCATCATCGCGGTGTGCATGTGACGGTGGTTGAACTGGGGAATCAGGTGATGGCGCCGATCGATTATGAAATGGCAGCGATTGTCCACCGTGAACTGCGGCAGGCTGGCGTTAAGTTATTTTTGAATGATGGTGTGAAGGCAATCAATGAGAAAGGCAGTTCCATTGTTCTTCAAAGCGGCAAGGAATTAACGAGTGATTTGACCATACTTTCCATAGGGGTCAGACCTGAAAATGAACTGGCCGTTAAAGCGGGATTGGCCGTTGGAGACCGCGGAGGCATCATGGTCAATCCGCATCTTCAAACCGATGATCCCGATATTTATGCGATTGGGGATGCCATAGAAGTGAGGGATTATATTCAAGGTACACCAGCGATGGTTCCCCTGGCATGGCCGGCCAATCGCCAAGGTCGGCTTACGGCGGACCATATCAATGGAAAAAAAGCGGAGTACAAAGGCAGTCTTGGGACATCCGTCGCAAAGGTTTTTGATTTGACTGTCGCTGCAACGGGCAACAATGAAAAGATGCTGAAGCGGATCGGCGCCACGTATGAAGCAGTGCACATTCATCCTCAGTCCAACGCGTCCTACTATCCAGGAGGAAGCCAGATTTCGTTGAAACTCTTATTCCAGCCAGAAACCGGTGAAATCTTCGGTGCACAAGCTGTCGGATATAAAGGCGTCGAGAAACGGATCGATGTCATCGCAACGGCCATCAAAGGGAAGTTGAAAGTATGGGACCTTGCCGATCTTGAACTGGCATATGCACCGCCATATTCTTCTGCAAAGGATCCTGTCAACATGGCCGGATACGTGGCTGGAAACGTCGTGGATGGTGATTTAAACCTGGTGCATCATGATGAAATCGATGACATCATCAAAAAAGGCGGGTATCTGCTGGACGTGAGGGAACCGGAAGAAAGAGAGTGTGGCTTCATCACAGGATCAGTCAATATCCCATTAGGCGAGCTGAGGGACCGGCTGCAAGAGCTTCCGGATCAGCACATTTATGTCAGTTGCCAAGTCGGCATGAGAGGATACCTCGCCGTGAAAATCCTAATGAATCATGGGTTCAAAGCCAGCAATTTGAGCGGCGGTTATAAGACATACGTGTTAGGGAAGTAA
- a CDS encoding AraC family transcriptional regulator, with protein MFEQLSKQRVELANIVENHTERDGSHKTAIPSLFFSRYSNDTGPNYGIYKPSLCIVVQGMKEVLLSQERFQYGPADYLVSSVNLPISGQVTEASSEVPYLALKLEFTPSEILEVLREFQLEVDKKVNAKRGMYVSKIEPSLLDAVTRLSRLIDTPKDIKVLAPLIVKEIIYRVLQGEHGGMLKQIAIEGSSTHQISDVIEHIMKNYEKSFKIEELAEIANMSVSSLHRHFKEVTAMSPIQFQKQLRLQEARSLLLSEAEDAADVAFRVGYESPSQFSREYSRMFGLPPKEDIKRLRANNDETTNAESPS; from the coding sequence ATGTTTGAACAATTATCTAAACAAAGAGTTGAGCTCGCCAATATCGTAGAAAATCACACAGAACGGGACGGATCTCATAAGACTGCTATTCCGTCATTATTTTTCTCCCGTTATTCTAATGATACTGGACCAAATTACGGAATTTATAAGCCTTCGTTATGCATTGTGGTTCAAGGAATGAAGGAGGTATTGTTATCACAGGAGCGTTTTCAGTACGGGCCTGCAGATTACCTTGTTTCATCTGTTAACCTGCCAATTTCAGGACAAGTCACTGAAGCCTCTTCCGAAGTTCCTTATCTGGCTCTCAAACTAGAATTTACACCAAGTGAAATCCTGGAGGTTTTACGTGAATTCCAATTGGAAGTCGACAAAAAGGTAAATGCCAAAAGAGGTATGTATGTCAGTAAAATAGAGCCGTCCTTGCTGGACGCGGTAACCAGATTATCTCGTTTAATAGATACTCCGAAAGACATCAAGGTACTTGCCCCGCTAATTGTGAAAGAAATTATCTATAGGGTTCTGCAAGGGGAACATGGCGGAATGTTAAAACAAATAGCAATTGAAGGCAGTTCCACTCATCAAATCAGTGACGTGATCGAACATATTATGAAAAACTATGAAAAGTCTTTTAAAATCGAGGAACTTGCAGAAATAGCAAATATGAGTGTTTCTTCACTTCATCGGCACTTTAAAGAGGTAACCGCGATGAGCCCCATTCAATTCCAAAAACAACTGAGACTTCAAGAAGCCCGGAGCCTGTTATTATCCGAGGCTGAAGATGCAGCAGACGTTGCATTCCGGGTAGGATATGAAAGCCCATCTCAATTCAGCCGAGAATATTCACGTATGTTCGGCTTACCGCCTAAAGAAGATATTAAGCGCCTGCGAGCGAACAATGATGAAACGACCAATGCAGAATCCCCTAGCTAA
- a CDS encoding aldo/keto reductase produces MQKVILNNGVEMPILGFGVYQIQDEKECEQAVYEAIKAGYRLIDTAASYLNEEAVGKAIKRIGVPREELFITTKLWVQDTGYEPTKKAFEKSLERLQLDYLDLYLIHQPFGDVYGSWHAMEELYREGKVRAIGVSNFYPDRLTDLIIHNDVVPAVNQVETHPFNQQIESAKLMKENNVQIESWGPFAEGKNNMFQNEILASIAEEHNKSVAQVVLRWLTQRGVVAIPKSVHKERIIENFNIFDFELREEEMERIAALDTKQSLFFSHQDPEMVKWIGTRKLNI; encoded by the coding sequence ATGCAAAAAGTTATTTTAAACAATGGTGTCGAAATGCCAATACTCGGTTTTGGTGTCTATCAAATCCAAGATGAGAAAGAATGTGAACAAGCTGTTTATGAAGCTATTAAGGCAGGCTATCGTCTGATTGACACCGCTGCCTCTTATCTAAATGAAGAAGCGGTCGGCAAAGCTATTAAGCGGATCGGTGTTCCGAGAGAGGAATTGTTTATTACGACGAAATTATGGGTTCAGGATACAGGCTATGAACCCACAAAGAAAGCATTCGAAAAATCGCTCGAAAGACTGCAGCTGGATTATTTAGATTTGTACTTAATCCATCAGCCATTTGGTGATGTGTACGGTTCTTGGCATGCGATGGAGGAATTGTATCGCGAGGGCAAGGTTAGAGCCATTGGAGTCAGCAACTTCTACCCGGATCGTCTGACAGATTTGATTATTCATAATGACGTTGTTCCTGCTGTAAACCAGGTTGAAACACATCCTTTCAACCAACAAATAGAAAGTGCTAAATTGATGAAAGAGAACAATGTTCAAATTGAGTCATGGGGACCGTTTGCTGAAGGAAAAAATAACATGTTCCAAAACGAAATCCTAGCATCAATAGCCGAAGAGCATAATAAATCCGTTGCCCAGGTGGTTTTACGCTGGTTAACACAAAGAGGCGTCGTTGCGATTCCAAAGTCTGTTCATAAGGAAAGAATCATCGAAAACTTCAATATCTTTGACTTTGAATTAAGAGAAGAAGAGATGGAAAGAATTGCTGCATTAGATACGAAACAAAGCTTGTTCTTTTCGCATCAAGACCCTGAAATGGTGAAATGGATCGGGACCCGAAAACTTAATATTTAA